The window AATACAAAGCTATATTGATGGTTCTATTTTAACTATTGCAGATGCGCCTTGGCCAGGATTTACGCCAGATTTGTTGAGTATTGTTTTAACCGTACTTACACAAGCAAGAGGAAGTGCTTTAGTACACCAAAAAATGTTTGAATCTCGTTTATTCTTTGTGGATAAATTGATAGATATGGGTGCGAAAATTATTTTATGTGATCCGCATAGAGCAACCGTTATTGGTCATGATTTTAATTCTACATTAAAAGCTACCACAATGACTTCTCCAGATATTAGAGCAGGAGTTTCTTTATTAATTGCAGCATTATCTGCAAAAGGAACCTCTACTATTCATAATATTGAACAAATTGATAGAGGTTATGAAAATATAGACGAACGTCTTCGTGCTATCGGTGCAAAGATTGAACGTGTAGAAGGAAACTAAAAACTTAAATTATACAAAACAAAAAAGCTTCGAAATTATTTCGAAGCTTTTTTTATATACTTAATTCTAATATTAATCGATGTTATAAAAATATTGCTCACTTGCAATTTTACCATCTTTTACTTCGTAGACACAAACTTCTTCCATTTTTTGTCTTCCTCCTTCTTTAAAAGTACAATCGAAAGTCATTTTAGCAGTAAAAAAGTTACCAGCAACAATAGGTTCGCTAATTTCGCTAGCATGAAAGTCTTCTACACTTTCTAACCATTCTTTACTCTTGTTCAAAATGTTTTGTTTTCCTGTGGTTATTTCTCCAGGCATTCCAGGCATTTCTCGACATACCACATTTTCAGCATATAGTTCATTAACACATTCTATATGCTTATCTTCTTTGCACATCTTCCACCATGTATTGGCAACCTCTTTCGTATTCATTTTATTTAGTTTAAGTTGTTTTTATAAAGATACTGAATCTCTTGTAGTATGATATAATTATGTTCGGCTAGGAAGCGTTTAAAGCTTCTTTATATGTATTCAAGCATCGTTCTCTTGCTTCTTTATGATCGACCATAGGCCTAGGATAAGTAAGCTCTTGAAAATCGGGAACCCATTTTTTTATGTATTCTAATTTCTTGTCAAATTTTTCTATTTGTGTCGTTGGATTAAATATGCGAAAATACGGAGCAGCATCTACACCACAACCAGCAACCCATTGCCAGTTGCCAATATTACTAGCCATTTCATAATCGTGTAATTTTTCAGCAAAATAAGCTTCTCCTAATCGCCAATCGATTAGTAAATGTTTGCATAAAAAACTACCAACAAGCATGCGTACACGATTGTGCATAAAACCTGTTTCATTTAATTCTCGCATGCCTGCATCCACTAAAGGATATCCGGTTTTTCCTTGACACCAAAGTTTAAATTCTTGGTCGTTATTTCGCCATACAATGTTGTCGTATTTCGGTTTAAAGCTATACGTAAGCGTTTGCGGAAAATGCCAAAGAATTTGAATGAAAAACTCTCTCCAAATTAGTTCTTGCCAGAAGATTTCATTGGTTTCTGAAATCGCTTTTTGTACCATTTCACGAATACTTACGGTACCAAAACGTAAATGTGGTCCTAACTTTGAAGTGCTATCTTGTGCTGGGAAATTTCTTGTTGCTTCGTAATTTTGAATTAAATTAGAAGTGACTTTATATGCTTTTATTTCTTGATTAGATGGTACAAAACCAATATCCTGTAAACTTAAATTAGGAAGGTGTTTTTCTTGAATTAAGTGGTTCAGTAAACCAACTGAATCATAAGTTTCTAAACTTTTTGTTCTAAAAGTTGCTTTCCATAATTTCATGTATGGTGTGTACACTAAATACGGTTTACCATCTTTCTTTACAATTTCATCTTTTTCAAAAATAACATGATCTTTAAAGGTTTTAAAGGAGATGTTTTTGCTCTCTAAAAAGGTTTCAATTTCTGTATCCCGATCTTTAGCGTAAGGTTCATAATCGCGATTGGTATAGACAGTATCTATGGTGTAAGACGCTGCTAATTTTTTGTATACCTCTAGAGGTTTGCCAAAGTACATAGCAATACTACTATTGTATTTGCTTTGTAATTCCTTATTGATGTTTTGTAGCGTGTTGTGAATAAAACTAACACGAGCGTCTTCTTTTGGTAGTTGTTCTAGTATTTCTGTATCTAAAATAAATATAGGTAAAACCGGTTTTTTAGCATTTAAAGCATGAAATAATCCTACGTTATCTTCTAATCTTAAATCTCTTCTAAACCAAAAAATGTTTATGGTGTCTTTCATTATATGTAGGTTCCAAAAAGGGATTCTAGTTTTTCTTTGCGGTATGCAAAAATTTCATTCAATTTAGGCTTCACAAGAAAAGGATGCACTAACTGACCAATAATTCCGAAAGGAACTTTATAATCTATAATATCTTCCATTTCAACGCCACCTTCAATTTCTTTAATAAAATGTTTATGATGCCATAATGCATACGGACCAAAGCGCTGTTCGTCTACAAAATAATGTTTATCGACTATATGTGTAATTTCTGTAACCCATTTTGTTTTTATTCCTAATACAGGAGTAACGATATATTGAATAATCTGTCCTGCATACATGGGTCTATCCGCACCAGAAAGTATATTAAAACTCATATAATCAGGAGTAATTACTTTAAGGTTTTTTGGATCCGACAAAAACTTCCAAGCTTCATCCACAGAAATTGGTAGTTTTTGTTTTTTATGAAATGTATAAATTTTCATTAGTTATTTATAAGTATGTACCCATTTAGAGAAGTTGCAATACATAGCCAAAGGATATATGGTAATAGGAGGTATCTAGTTTGTATTGCATCAAATTTAAAAAAGAAATAGCATACTAAAATGGTTAATAGTATGATTACTAAAAAGCCTATTAAAATAAGGTGTTGGTTGAAAAAAACATAGTTCCACATGACATTTAGAATAAACTGTAATGCGAAAAGGGTAAGGACTTCTTTGGTTGGCATTTTTAGATATAACTGTGCCATGTATATCGAAAAACAGATCATTATGCTTGTCCAAGCAACACCAAAAACCCGACCTGGAGGAGTCCAAGGGGCTTGGTTTAAATTCATATACCATTCGGTTCGCGGTCCATTATTCATGAGCCAACTTCCAATACCTAGAGCTCCAAAATTTAATATTAAGAACGAAACAAATACTTTAAAAAATTGCATATTAAACTGTTTTAAGACTTTCTATTTCATCTAATACGGCATTGGCTTCTTGGTATTTTTTATCGCTTTCTGATCTATTAATACTAGAAAGTTGATGCCATTCTTTCATTAACTTGTTGTATTTCTCCTGAAGCTTTTCGGCTTTTGTTTTCTTTTTAAATAATCCAAACATAATTTTATGAATTTAAATGTTTTACAATCTTATTGCTTGCAGGATTGGTTGTAGAAAAATAATAATCTACTAATTGGCCTTCTTTATTTATTAAGTATTTCTGAAAATTCCATTTTACGGTAGAATTAGATTTTCCGTTTAATTCTTTGCTGGTTAACCATTGGAAAAGTGGGTGTTGGTTACTTCCTTTTACATCTAATTTTTCGGTCATTAAGAAAGTAACTCCGAAATTTTTCTGACAAAAAGATTGAATCTCACTAGCAGACCCAGATTCCTGACCGCCAAATTGATTACAAGGAACACCTATAATCATTAGATTATTTTTATAAGTATCGTATAATTTTTGAAGGTCGGCGTATTGTTTCGTAAAACCACATTGGGAAGCTACGTTAACGATGAGTAGCATTTTACCTTTATAATTAGATAGATCAATAGCTTTGCCATCTAAACTATTTATTTCTATATCGTAAATGGATGTAGATGGTGGCTTTTGCGCTGTATTTTTATTTAAAAAGTTTAACATGATAAAAGAAATTAGGAAGTTTTCACGATTTATATTTTAAAAGAAACGATTCCACAATCCATTTCAAATATTTGTCCAGACATGGATGCCGCTTTTTCAGATAATAAAAAAGAAGCCATTTCTGCAACTTCGTTAGGTTTTAAATATTTTTTTAAAGGATGACGTTCCGTAATGTTTTCTGCCATTTTGTCGTTCCTTAAAAGTTTGGATGCTAATTCGGTGTCAGTAACAGTGGGAGCAATCGCATTAATTCTTATAGTAGGCGCTAATTCTGCTCCAAGTGATTTAACTAATCCCTCGACTCCAGATTTTGCAGTTGCAATACTGGCATGGTACGGCATTCCTAGCTTAGCAGCTACCGTACTAAATAATAATATAGCAGATTGCTTACCATTTTTTAAAATAGGTAAATACTTTTGAATTGCTTTTACAGCACCAAGAACATTAATTTCAAAATCTTCTTTAAAATCGTCTATACTTAATCTAGAAATTGGTTTAAGGTTTATGCTACCAGGACAATACACCAAGCCATCGGCATTTTCTATTTCTGGTAAATCATCCACCAACACGTCGCAACCATAATGTGTTAAATTATCAGGGTTGAAACGAGGAGCAGTTCTACTAATATTAATAATTTTATTATCTACTATTAAAGTTTCAATAATAGCCTTACCTATACCTTTGCTGCCTCCAATTACTATGTATGTTTTCATGTTAAGCCGTTAAAGGTCTTCCTTTTAACCTTTTTTCTACTTTTACTTTAATAGCAGTAAGTCTCTTCATGATATCCATGATTTCTTTGTCTTTTTTCTCTTTATAGATTTCGTTTAAACCTAAAATTAAAGATTTTGCTTCTCTAACAATGATGACTCTATCACTTGTCGATAAAGAGTTTAATTTTTGTTTTTCAAATTCTAATGCTTTGTCTATTATATCCATAACTTAATTTTTTAAATAGTTTTGTAATTCTGTAATTTTATTAGGAGTATTAAATTTTCCTCCATAGTATGTTGTAATTGTTGTGGAAGTATCGTCTTTAATACCTCTAGAAGAAACACATAAATGTTTGGCATCTATTATAACAGCTACATCTTCTGTTTTTAAAATTTTTTTTAATTCTTCTGCTATTTGATTTGTTAAACGTTCTTGTACCTGCGGTCTTTTTGCATAATATTGAACGATTCTGTTAAGTTTAGATAAACCAATAACTGTACCAGAAGATATATATGCAACATGTGCTTTTCCTAAAATTGGCACAAAGTGATGTTCGCAATTGGAATATAAGGTAATATTTTTTTCGATAAGCATTTGGTTGTATTGATATTTATTATCAAATAATGCTATTATCGGCTTGTTTTTCGGGTTTAAACCCGAAAATATTTCATCTATATACATTTTAGCAACACGATTTGGTGTTCCTTTTAAAGAATCGTCTGTAAGATCTAATCCGATGACATCCATAATTTCTTCAAAAAGTATGGCTATGCGTTCTTTTTTTTCATCATCACTCCATTTAAAAGCATCTGCTTTCATAGGTGTTTTTAAACCGGTATATAAATGTTCATCACCAATATCTTGATGACTAAAGCCATTTAAACTATTGTTGTTTTTAATGATTTCTGTTTTCATAATTGTCTTTTTAATTTGCTGTTTTTAGTAATTGCTACTAAAACAAAGCAAGTTTATCTTTTAGAAATACTGTTTTGCGTTATTTGTTTTTGTCTGCTACATTTAAATCTACCTTCGTTAAAAGAGCGTAGTTTTTCATGTTTTGTTTTTCTTCCTTGCACCCGTTTTCGCCACATCTTAAAACTGCTAGGTTTCATTTCTTGTCGCATTAAACAAATAACGTCTTGTTCTTTTAGTTTAAACTGAAAGTATATCGCTTCAAAAGTGGTTCTGTCTTCCCAAGCCATTTCTATAACTCTGTCTACTTGTATGGTATTTAATTTCATTTAAGTGCTAATTTTTTTATCATTCCGTTAAAAATAAATCCATGAAATGGTAAAACACTATACCAATATAATCTGCCAAGTATTCCTCTTGGTCTAAATGTTGCTGTTTGTTTTAAAAGGTTGTCTTCAATTTTAAATTCTAGCCAAGCTTCTCCTGGAAGTTTCATTTCGGCATAGAGTAGGAGCTTTTGTTTTTCTTTATCGGCATAAATAACTCTCCAAAAATCTAATGCGTCTCCAGCATCTAATTGCGTCGGATTTGTTCTTCCTCTTCTTAATCCAATTCCGCCAAATACTTTATCAATATAGCCTCTTACTCTCCATAAAAAATTTCCGTAGTACCAACCTGTTTGTCCGCCAATAGCCCATATTTTATCTATGGTTTGTGCGCTGTTAGTTACTTCGAGTTCTTTATAATCTTGAAAGCAACCATATTTGGGAACATTTATATATTTATGAAAGTTGTCTTTTAATCTTCCGCTACTAATAAAGGAATCTTTCCAGCTAGAAATAATACTGTTTTGCTCAATTTTTTCAAAAGCTAATGCTACAGCATCTTTATAACTTAAAGGATTTACATGTAGTATGGCATTGATTTCACTGGGTTTACCAATAATTTCCACACCCATACTATCTACAAGGTTAGAGGCCAGTTTGTAAGATGTAGATGTTACAAAATATAACCAATACGAAGATAGTTTTGGTGTCATTACAGGAACCGTAAGAATGTATCTTTTAAGTTCCCGCACTTCTGCAAATTGCAAAAGCATTTGTTTGTATGTTAAAACTTCTGGTCCAAAAATATCGAAAGAACGGTTGAAGGTTTTTTCGTTTCCTACACTTTTTAATAGAAACGAAAGTACATCGCGAACCGCTAAAGGTTGTGTTTTTGTATTTAGCCATTTAGGAGCAATCATAAAAGGAAGTTTCTCGACTAAATCTCTTATTATCTCAAAGGAAGAACTACCAGAACCCACTATAATACCCGCTTTAAAGATGGTTAACGCATAGCTTTTAGATTCTAATTCGTGCTCCACATTTTTACGTGATTGAAGATGTTTAGAAAGGTTTGCGTCGTTTGTAATACCACTAAGGTAAATTACTTGCTTTGTATTTGTTTTTTCTATACTCGTTCTAAAATTTGCCGCACATTCTTGTTCTAACTTTTCAAAATCGTTAGAAGTATTCGACATGGAATGAATGAGATAATATGCAATATCGATGTCAGTAGGAATGTTTTTTAATGTTTCCGGCTTTAAAAAATCTACCTCAATAATATCTATTTGCTCTTCTTGTAAGTAGCTTTTGTCTGCTCGCAATTTATCTCTTACAGCACAAGTAACGTGATGCCCTTCATGCAATAATAAAGGGATTAGGCGTTTGCCTATATAACCTGTAGCTCCTGTTACGAGAATATTCATTTTTTATAGCGTATGAAAATTGTTGATTTTTATGTTTTTAGCTTTTAAGTCGAACATTAAATTATAAAGTCCGAAAAAAGTTCTATTGATATAAATGAAATGTTTAGAACCTCTGTTTCCATTCATTTTTCTTAATTGTGTGCTTTTAGAATAATGCTCGCCTAGTGCTGCAATTTCTTGGAAAAAATACGGATTCGAAAAATCGAAAGTTTCGTCTTGTAATGGTCTAGCAAATAAACTTAGCATTTTATGAAACATTTCTGTAAAAAATTCAATTTCCTCGGCAGTATCTTCCTCTTTTAAAATTTCTAATTCGTATAATTTAGAAAGGAACACAGCTTCGTCTTCTATATTCTCTTTCTGCGCTAATTCAAAATAGGGTGTGTAAAATGGATCCGGAATGCTTTTCATACAACCAAAATCTAATGCGATTAAGTTTGCGGTATCTGAGACTAAAAAGTTTCCAGGATGCGGATCTGCATGCACCTTTTTTAATACATGAATTTGATACATGTAAAAATCCCAAAGAGCTTGACCAACTTGATTAGCCTTTTCTTCTGATTTATTTATTGCAGTAAATTCGGAAAGATGTATACCATGCATATAGTCCATAGTAATGATTCTTTCAGAAGATAGTTCTTCATAATATTCTGGAAATAATAAATTTGGTATGTGTGCGCATGCCTTTGCAACCTCTTTACTTTGGGCAATTTCTAGAATGTAATTGGTTTCTTCAATCAGTTTTGATTCTACTTCGTGAAAGTATTTATCCGAATCTTTTCCTTTAATATTAAACATACGCATGGCTATTGGTTTTACCATGGCTAAATCGGATGAGATACTTTCTGCAACTCCTGGATATTGGATTTTCACAGCAAGTTTTTTCCCGTTTCTTTCTGCTATATGGACTTGGCCAATACTAGCAGCATTTACAGAAGTTGCATTAAAAGTATCAAATAGTTCGTTTGGCGATTTTCCAAAATATTTTTTAAAAGTCTTTATTACTAGAGCAGGAGATAATGGCGGAACCGAAAACTGAGATAGTGAAAACTTTTCAACATAAGCTTGTGGTAACAAGCTCTTTTCCATGCTTAACATTTGTGCTACTTTTAAAGCACTTCCTTTAAGTTGCTTTAAACTATCGTAAATATCTTCCGCATTATTTTTATTAAGACGTTCTTTGGCATCTTCTTTAGAATGCACCATTTTGTCT is drawn from Lacinutrix sp. WUR7 and contains these coding sequences:
- a CDS encoding TspO/MBR family protein — translated: MQFFKVFVSFLILNFGALGIGSWLMNNGPRTEWYMNLNQAPWTPPGRVFGVAWTSIMICFSIYMAQLYLKMPTKEVLTLFALQFILNVMWNYVFFNQHLILIGFLVIILLTILVCYFFFKFDAIQTRYLLLPYILWLCIATSLNGYILINN
- a CDS encoding glutathione peroxidase encodes the protein MLNFLNKNTAQKPPSTSIYDIEINSLDGKAIDLSNYKGKMLLIVNVASQCGFTKQYADLQKLYDTYKNNLMIIGVPCNQFGGQESGSASEIQSFCQKNFGVTFLMTEKLDVKGSNQHPLFQWLTSKELNGKSNSTVKWNFQKYLINKEGQLVDYYFSTTNPASNKIVKHLNS
- a CDS encoding TIGR03643 family protein encodes the protein MKLNTIQVDRVIEMAWEDRTTFEAIYFQFKLKEQDVICLMRQEMKPSSFKMWRKRVQGRKTKHEKLRSFNEGRFKCSRQKQITQNSISKR
- a CDS encoding SnoaL-like domain-containing protein encodes the protein MNTKEVANTWWKMCKEDKHIECVNELYAENVVCREMPGMPGEITTGKQNILNKSKEWLESVEDFHASEISEPIVAGNFFTAKMTFDCTFKEGGRQKMEEVCVYEVKDGKIASEQYFYNID
- the folE gene encoding GTP cyclohydrolase I FolE, producing the protein MKTEIIKNNNSLNGFSHQDIGDEHLYTGLKTPMKADAFKWSDDEKKERIAILFEEIMDVIGLDLTDDSLKGTPNRVAKMYIDEIFSGLNPKNKPIIALFDNKYQYNQMLIEKNITLYSNCEHHFVPILGKAHVAYISSGTVIGLSKLNRIVQYYAKRPQVQERLTNQIAEELKKILKTEDVAVIIDAKHLCVSSRGIKDDTSTTITTYYGGKFNTPNKITELQNYLKN
- a CDS encoding SRPBCC family protein — encoded protein: MKIYTFHKKQKLPISVDEAWKFLSDPKNLKVITPDYMSFNILSGADRPMYAGQIIQYIVTPVLGIKTKWVTEITHIVDKHYFVDEQRFGPYALWHHKHFIKEIEGGVEMEDIIDYKVPFGIIGQLVHPFLVKPKLNEIFAYRKEKLESLFGTYI
- a CDS encoding Lacal_2735 family protein, whose protein sequence is MFGLFKKKTKAEKLQEKYNKLMKEWHQLSSINRSESDKKYQEANAVLDEIESLKTV
- a CDS encoding SDR family oxidoreductase, giving the protein MNILVTGATGYIGKRLIPLLLHEGHHVTCAVRDKLRADKSYLQEEQIDIIEVDFLKPETLKNIPTDIDIAYYLIHSMSNTSNDFEKLEQECAANFRTSIEKTNTKQVIYLSGITNDANLSKHLQSRKNVEHELESKSYALTIFKAGIIVGSGSSSFEIIRDLVEKLPFMIAPKWLNTKTQPLAVRDVLSFLLKSVGNEKTFNRSFDIFGPEVLTYKQMLLQFAEVRELKRYILTVPVMTPKLSSYWLYFVTSTSYKLASNLVDSMGVEIIGKPSEINAILHVNPLSYKDAVALAFEKIEQNSIISSWKDSFISSGRLKDNFHKYINVPKYGCFQDYKELEVTNSAQTIDKIWAIGGQTGWYYGNFLWRVRGYIDKVFGGIGLRRGRTNPTQLDAGDALDFWRVIYADKEKQKLLLYAEMKLPGEAWLEFKIEDNLLKQTATFRPRGILGRLYWYSVLPFHGFIFNGMIKKLALK
- a CDS encoding deoxyribodipyrimidine photo-lyase, which gives rise to MKDTINIFWFRRDLRLEDNVGLFHALNAKKPVLPIFILDTEILEQLPKEDARVSFIHNTLQNINKELQSKYNSSIAMYFGKPLEVYKKLAASYTIDTVYTNRDYEPYAKDRDTEIETFLESKNISFKTFKDHVIFEKDEIVKKDGKPYLVYTPYMKLWKATFRTKSLETYDSVGLLNHLIQEKHLPNLSLQDIGFVPSNQEIKAYKVTSNLIQNYEATRNFPAQDSTSKLGPHLRFGTVSIREMVQKAISETNEIFWQELIWREFFIQILWHFPQTLTYSFKPKYDNIVWRNNDQEFKLWCQGKTGYPLVDAGMRELNETGFMHNRVRMLVGSFLCKHLLIDWRLGEAYFAEKLHDYEMASNIGNWQWVAGCGVDAAPYFRIFNPTTQIEKFDKKLEYIKKWVPDFQELTYPRPMVDHKEARERCLNTYKEALNAS
- a CDS encoding AarF/ABC1/UbiB kinase family protein translates to MKTIDKIPITKIQRASKLVSTGAKVGVNYIKYYGDKMVHSKEDAKERLNKNNAEDIYDSLKQLKGSALKVAQMLSMEKSLLPQAYVEKFSLSQFSVPPLSPALVIKTFKKYFGKSPNELFDTFNATSVNAASIGQVHIAERNGKKLAVKIQYPGVAESISSDLAMVKPIAMRMFNIKGKDSDKYFHEVESKLIEETNYILEIAQSKEVAKACAHIPNLLFPEYYEELSSERIITMDYMHGIHLSEFTAINKSEEKANQVGQALWDFYMYQIHVLKKVHADPHPGNFLVSDTANLIALDFGCMKSIPDPFYTPYFELAQKENIEDEAVFLSKLYELEILKEEDTAEEIEFFTEMFHKMLSLFARPLQDETFDFSNPYFFQEIAALGEHYSKSTQLRKMNGNRGSKHFIYINRTFFGLYNLMFDLKAKNIKINNFHTL
- a CDS encoding SDR family NAD(P)-dependent oxidoreductase, giving the protein MKTYIVIGGSKGIGKAIIETLIVDNKIINISRTAPRFNPDNLTHYGCDVLVDDLPEIENADGLVYCPGSINLKPISRLSIDDFKEDFEINVLGAVKAIQKYLPILKNGKQSAILLFSTVAAKLGMPYHASIATAKSGVEGLVKSLGAELAPTIRINAIAPTVTDTELASKLLRNDKMAENITERHPLKKYLKPNEVAEMASFLLSEKAASMSGQIFEMDCGIVSFKI